TGGCAACGTCACGACCCGCACCGGCCGCACCACCGGCGGCGACTTCACCCACGTGCCGCTGTGCACCAAGCGCGCCCAGGCCGGCTGCGTCGTGGCGTACTCCAGCTATGCCACGGACCCCCCGTGGGTGTCGTTGTTCGGCAACACCCGCACCGACTTCTCGGGCTGGGCGCTGGGGCGCCAACCCGCGGTGAACGAGCAGGTCGCCTGCGTCGACCCCGCCGTCGTCGCCGGCACGAAGGGGGCCTTCTCGATCGTCCTGCCCAGCGGTCGCTTCCCCGGCGGGGGCGTGCAGTGGTCGCTGAGCCGCGCCCTGCCCGGCGGGGAGCCCACGGCGCCGACGACCTGGGTGCGCCTGGCCGACAAGTACGCCGGCACCTGCCGCACCGTCAACGGCAGCAACGTGCTGCGCTACGCCGCACGGCCGGGGTCGCAGGCGCCGCGCCAGGTCATCCCCGGCACGGGCACCCACCTGCTCGACATCAACCTCGGGCTCGACCGCCTGGTGCGGGTCGTCCAGCTGCAGGCCGCCACCTGGACCCGCCAGCAGACCCGCCGCTGACGGCGGTCCCCAGGACGGAGCGTCAGCGCTCGGCGTCGACAGGAACCGCGTCGGTCGTGGTCGTGGGGTGCGAGGACCGTCCCCGCCGGTCGAACTTCTGCCCGGTCGCCAGCCCGCCGAGGTAGACCGACAGCACCGCGATCACGACGCCGCCGATGACGTCGGCGACGTAGTGCCAGCCGAAGTAGATCGTCGAGACCACGGTGATCGCGAAGAACGCCCAGCACAGGAACTTCAACAGCCGGTTGCGCAGGGTGTATTGGCCGACCAGTGCCACCACGAGGGTGATCCCGGTGTGCAACGAGGCGAACCCGGCGACACTCTGCACGGACTCGCTCAAGGGGTTGAACCGCACGTTCTCCCGCCCTCGGGCGAGCGCTTCCTGCAACGCGGTCACCCCCGTCTCGGGCAGGTCGACGAACAGCCACGGGAAATGGAAGATCGGCCCCAGCGACGGGATCATGTAGTAGGTCGCCGTGCCCAACGCCCAGCACAGCGCGTTGGCGGTGACGAACCAGTAGCCGAAGCTCAGGTTGCGCGACCAGACCAGCCACGCGGTCAGGGTCAGCGGCACCAGGGGGAGGTAGGCCAGGTAGATGAACGACAGGAAGTGCGCGACCCACTCGAACCCGATCACCTGCTGCATCAGCACGCCGGGGTCGTGACCGAAGAACAACAGGTGGTCGAAGTCGCGCAGCGCGTAGTCCTGGATGTCGCCGCGGATGAACGGCAGGTAGGACTTCAGGTTCCGGTAGCCGACGTAGGTGATGTAGAAGAAGACCAACCCGACCACGACCAGCTGGAGCCGGTCACGGGTCCAGTGCTCGGCCCACCGCTGCTTGATCTGCGCCGGCACGGCGCCCATGCGGAACTTCGCCCGCCACAGCGCGATCGGCAGCAGGTCGACGAGGAACGCGCCGAGCAGCAGCAGCGGGATCCGCAGCCAGGTCGGGCCGAGGAACCCTTCAGGGTCCCGCAGCGGCTGCCCCAGGCTCGCCCCCACCACGACGGCCAGGCCCCCGGTGAGAACGGCGATGCCGATCAGGAGTCCGTACGCGCGCCGTGTCACCCGGGGGATTCTAGGGTGTTGCCGGCTCCGGGAGGACAGCGAGCCGGTCCCGGTCGACGGCGAGTCGCACCCGGGCGCCCGGGGCAGCGGCGTACCCGCGTCCCGCGACCGCGTCGATCTCCCCGATGCCGTCGACGTCGGCCCGCACCCGCACCACCTCGGGCGACGCCCGGACCGTGAGCACCGTGCCGTGCAGTGGACCGTCGGGATCGATGCGCAGGGCGGAGCGCCGCACCGCCACCGGACGGCGTACGTCGGACCCGGTCGAGCCGAGCTCGTGGTGGACGGTCGCCGCCGCCTCGTGGTCCAGCACGGTCGCGTAGCCGAGGAAGAGCGCGACCTCCGGGTCGGCCGGGTGGCGCCACACGTCGGCGGGTGCCCCGTGCTGGACGACCCGGCCCGCGCGCATCACCGCCAGCCGGTCGGCGACGGTGAACGCCTCCTCGTGGTCGTGGGTGACCCACACCGCGGTGGTGCCTGCGGCGACCAGGATCCGGCGCAGCTCGGCGGCCAGGCTCTCGCGCAGGCTGCGGTCGAGGGCGGAGAGCGGCTCGTCGAGCAGCAGCAGCCGCGGCTCGGTCGCGAGCGCCCGGGCGAGCGCGACGCGCTGGCGCTCCCCGCCCGACAGGGTGGCCGGGGCGCGGTCGCCGTATCCCTCGAGCCCGACGAGCGTGAGCAGCTCGGCCACGCGGTCCCGGATCTCGCGCCGGGGCCGCCGGCGCAGGCGCAGCGCGTAGCCGACGTTGGCGGCGACGTCGCGGTGGTCGAACAACTGGCCGTCCTGGAACATCAGCGCGCAGCCGCGACGGTGGGTCGCGACGCCGGCGACATCCTCCCCCGCGAGCAGGATCCGTCCCTGCGCGACCGGCTCGAGGCCGGCGACGGCGCGCAGCATCGTGGACTTGCCGCACCCCGACGGCCCGAGCACCGCGAGCACCTCCCCGCGCGGCAGGGCGAGGTCGACGTCGGCCACCGCGTCGACCGGGGGTCCACCATCGGTTGCGGGGAACCGGACCCGCAGGTCCTCGATCTGGAGCATCATCCGATCCATCCTCCGCTTCGCCGCGATCGTTGCAGGAGCTCGACGAGCGCCATCACGGCGACCGTCAGGGTGCCGAGGACGACGGCGGCCGCCATCGCCATCGCGGCGTTGTCGAGGCCCGGTCGCGAGATCAGCTGGAAGATCACCACCGGCAGGGTGGGCCGGTCGGCCCGGGAGAGGAAGCTGGTCGCCCCGAACTCCCCCAGCGAGACGGCGAAGGCGAAGCCCACGGCGGCCAGCAGCGGACGCCAGACCAGCGCGAGATCGACGTCGCGGATCACCCGCAGCGGCCCGGCCCCCAGGGTCGCGGCGACCTGGCGCTGCCGGTCGTCGATGGACGACAGCACCGGCGACAGCACGCGGACGACCAGCGGCAGCGCGACCATGGCCTGGGCGATCGGCACGAGCAGCGCGGAGCTGCGCAGGTCCAACGGTGGTCGATCGAGGGTGATGAGGAAGCCGAAGCCCAGCGTCACCGCGGAGACCCCGAGCGGGAGCATGAACGCCCCGTCGACCCAGGAGACCACGCGCCGGGCGACCCCGCCCGGCGGAGCGGGACGGGTCGTCACGAGCGCGACGAGCAGGCCCAGCACGATCGCGATCACGGTCGCGTCGACCGCGATCCGCAGCGAGTTCTCGATCGCGTCGGTGACCGGCACCCGCAGCGCGTTCGACCCACCGTCCTGGGGACCGGCGGCCAGCGCCCGGTAGTGGTCGAGACCCCACCCGTCGGAGGTGCGCAGGGAGCGTCCGATCAGCGTGGCGACCGGCGTCACGACGAGCGCGACGACCCCGGTGAGCACCAGCAACGCCGGGACGTCCCGGCGCCGCGGGCGCCTGCGGGGTCGGCGTACGCGGGCAAGTCCGACCTCACCGGCGCGGGCACGGTGGGCCAGCAGGAGGAGACCGACCACCGCGAGGATCTGCAGCAGTGACAGCGCTGCCGCAGCCTGCAGGTCGAGGAAGCTCGTGGTGAGCAGGTAGATCTCGGTCTCGACGGTCGAGTAGCGCAGGCCGCCCAGGGTGAGCACGACGCCGAACGCGGTAGCGCAGAAGAGGAAGACCACGCTCGCCGCCGAGACGATCGCCGGGCGCAGCGCCGGCAGCGTGACCGTCCACCACACCTGCGACGGTCGCGCGCCGAGGGCGGCGGCGGCCTCCTCCCGGCGCGGGTCGAGGCCCTCCCACTGCGCCCCGACGGTGCGCACGACGACGGCGATGTTGAAGAACACCAGCGCCAGCACGATCGCCGCCGGCGTGCCCTCGAGTCCGAGGCCGCCGAGCAGTCCCGCCGACGCGAACAGCTGCCGGAAGGCGACCCCGACGACCACGGTGGGCAGCACGAACGGCACGACGACCACCGCCCGGAGCAGCCGCACGCCCGGGAACCGCAGCCGGGACAGGGCGTACGCCGCCGGCACCCCGAGCAGCACGGCAAGCACCGTCGCCGCCCCCGCGCTGAAGAGGGTGAACCCCAGCACCCGGTGCACCCGCGGGCGGGTCAGCACCTGTAGGACACCACCGGGGTCGAACGCGCCGTCGACGACGAACCCGCGCGCGAGCATGCCGCCGACGGGCAGCACGAAGAACACCGCCAGCACGGCCAGCGGGAGTCCGGCCGCCGCGAGACGCACGACCGGCAGGGTAGTGCGCCTCGGGCGACGCGGCGCGAGGGGCATCAGCGGGTGACGACCTCGCCCCACTGCTGCAGCCAGGTGTCGCGGTTCTCGGCGATCAGGGCCGGGTCGAGGTCGTAGGGGTCCTCCGCGACCCCGGCGAAGCGCGCCCACTCCTCGGGCAGCTCGACCTCCTCGCTGACGGGGAAGACATACATGTTCTCCGCCAGCGACGCCTGGAACTCCTCCCCCACGAGGAAGTCGACCAAGGCCTGCGCGCCCTCGGGGTTCGCCGCACCCTCGATCACACCGGCGTACTCCACCTGACGGAAGCAGGTGTCGAGCAGCGCGCTGGTGGTCGGCTCGTCGCCACCCTCGGGGACGGTGAACGGCGGGGATGACGCGTAGCTGAGCACGATCGGCCGGTCGCCGTCACCGCCGCCGGCGGTGAAGTCGACGGTGTAGGCGTCGGTCCATCCGGAGGTGAGCTTCGTGCCGTTGTCCATCAACCGCTCCCAGTAGTCCTGCCAGCCGTCCTCGCCGTACTCCGCGATCGTGGCGAGCAGGAAGGCCAGGCCCGGCGAGGACGTCGCCGCACCGGGGGTGACGAAGAGCCCCTCGTACGCCGGCTTCGTCAGGTCCTCGAGGGTGGCCGGGGGCGCGACGTCGTTGTCGGCGAACCAGGTGTCGTCGATGTTGACGCACACGTCGCCCTGGTCGATCGGGGTGAGTCGTGCTGCCGCGTCCGCGTCGTCGAGGACGTAGCGCTCCGCGCCCTGCGGGAGGGTCTCGGGGGTGTGCTCGGCGAGGATCTGCTCGTCGACGACGCGGCTCGCGAAGGTGTTGTCGATGCCGAAGACAGCGTCGCCGAGCGGCGAGTTCTTCGTCAGCACCAGCCGGTTGGTCAGCTCGCCGGCGTCGCCGGCGGCCTGGACGTCGACGGTGTAGCCGTGCTGGTCGGTGAACGCCGCCAGCACCTCGTCGGGCACGTTGAAGGAGCTGTGGGTGACGAGGACGACGGTGTCCGTCTCCTCCGCCGCCTGGTCGTCGCCGCCCCCGGTCGAGCAGGCCGCCAGCAGAGTCGCTGTGGCCGCCGCCGTGAGGGCGAGAAGGTGCTTGCGGGTTGGTCGTTCGGTCGCACGCATGCGTGGTCTCCCTTGGGTGGGAGGGGTTGAGCTCGACTCCCTACGACGGTGCTAACCGCGTCAGGTTCGAGGGTCTGCGGCCTGTTCCGCACTCTCAGCGCCCTGGATGGCGCTCCCCTGTCGTTCGCCGACCACGATAGTCCGCGCGCGGACGCGCGAGCAGCCGGGCCCACGGGTCGAACGGGATACGTCTCGCACGTCGATCGTCGGGATCAGCGTGTCTCACGTATCCCGTCGTGCAGTGGCGATGGTGTGACACGCTGCGCGGCGTGAACGTCCGCACCGCCGCCTTCGCCGACCTCGACCCGCTGACGGCGTACGCGATCTGGCGGTTGCGAGTCGACGTCTTCGTCGTCGAGCAGGAGTGCGCGTACCCGGAGCTCGACGGGCGTGACGCGGAGCCGACGACGCAGCATTGGTGGGTGCCGGGCGACGCCGACGGTGAGGCGCCGGTGGCGGCGTACCTGCGCGTGCTCGCCACTCCCGACCCGCACGAGGCGCGCATCGGTCGCGTCGTCACTGCCCCGGCTCACCGGGGACGCGGGTTGGCCGCGACGCTGATGCGCGACACCCTCGGTGCGCTGCGGGAGACGGGCGTGCGTTCGGTCGTGCTGGACGCGCAGTCCCACCTCTCCGACTGGTACGCCGCCCTGGGGTTCGACATCGTGGGACCCGAGTTCCTCGAGGACGGCATCCCGCACGTCCCGATGCGCCAGGAGCTCGCGGCCCCCTGATCAGTCCGGCAGGGTGAAGCTGAGCGTCTCGCCGTCGTCGGTGCGCCGCAGGTCGCCGCGCAGGGCGAGCAGCTCCAGGTGGGCGAGGGTCTCCATGCTGGCAAGCGCGCCGTTGAAGACGTCGAGCTCGGAGAAGTGCCGCCCGCGCTTGGTCCAGGTGAGCTCACCGGCCACGTCGTACGCCGTGCGCGCACCGCCGGCGACCGCGTCGCGCGACTGCACCAGCCGTTCCTCGTGGAAGGCCAAGAGCTCCTCGACGCGCTGGTGCGAGCTCATCCCCACGGGGCCGTGAGCGGGCAGGAGCGTCAGGTCGGGCATCGCGCGGACCTTCTGCAGCGACGCCATGAAGTCGCGCAGCGGCTGCGGGGCGTAGAC
The nucleotide sequence above comes from Nocardioides massiliensis. Encoded proteins:
- a CDS encoding phosphatase PAP2 family protein, producing MTRRAYGLLIGIAVLTGGLAVVVGASLGQPLRDPEGFLGPTWLRIPLLLLGAFLVDLLPIALWRAKFRMGAVPAQIKQRWAEHWTRDRLQLVVVGLVFFYITYVGYRNLKSYLPFIRGDIQDYALRDFDHLLFFGHDPGVLMQQVIGFEWVAHFLSFIYLAYLPLVPLTLTAWLVWSRNLSFGYWFVTANALCWALGTATYYMIPSLGPIFHFPWLFVDLPETGVTALQEALARGRENVRFNPLSESVQSVAGFASLHTGITLVVALVGQYTLRNRLLKFLCWAFFAITVVSTIYFGWHYVADVIGGVVIAVLSVYLGGLATGQKFDRRGRSSHPTTTTDAVPVDAER
- a CDS encoding thiamine ABC transporter substrate-binding protein, translating into MRATERPTRKHLLALTAAATATLLAACSTGGGDDQAAEETDTVVLVTHSSFNVPDEVLAAFTDQHGYTVDVQAAGDAGELTNRLVLTKNSPLGDAVFGIDNTFASRVVDEQILAEHTPETLPQGAERYVLDDADAAARLTPIDQGDVCVNIDDTWFADNDVAPPATLEDLTKPAYEGLFVTPGAATSSPGLAFLLATIAEYGEDGWQDYWERLMDNGTKLTSGWTDAYTVDFTAGGGDGDRPIVLSYASSPPFTVPEGGDEPTTSALLDTCFRQVEYAGVIEGAANPEGAQALVDFLVGEEFQASLAENMYVFPVSEEVELPEEWARFAGVAEDPYDLDPALIAENRDTWLQQWGEVVTR
- a CDS encoding GNAT family N-acetyltransferase translates to MNVRTAAFADLDPLTAYAIWRLRVDVFVVEQECAYPELDGRDAEPTTQHWWVPGDADGEAPVAAYLRVLATPDPHEARIGRVVTAPAHRGRGLAATLMRDTLGALRETGVRSVVLDAQSHLSDWYAALGFDIVGPEFLEDGIPHVPMRQELAAP
- a CDS encoding ABC transporter ATP-binding protein, which gives rise to MMLQIEDLRVRFPATDGGPPVDAVADVDLALPRGEVLAVLGPSGCGKSTMLRAVAGLEPVAQGRILLAGEDVAGVATHRRGCALMFQDGQLFDHRDVAANVGYALRLRRRPRREIRDRVAELLTLVGLEGYGDRAPATLSGGERQRVALARALATEPRLLLLDEPLSALDRSLRESLAAELRRILVAAGTTAVWVTHDHEEAFTVADRLAVMRAGRVVQHGAPADVWRHPADPEVALFLGYATVLDHEAAATVHHELGSTGSDVRRPVAVRRSALRIDPDGPLHGTVLTVRASPEVVRVRADVDGIGEIDAVAGRGYAAAPGARVRLAVDRDRLAVLPEPATP
- a CDS encoding ABC transporter permease, which produces MRLAAAGLPLAVLAVFFVLPVGGMLARGFVVDGAFDPGGVLQVLTRPRVHRVLGFTLFSAGAATVLAVLLGVPAAYALSRLRFPGVRLLRAVVVVPFVLPTVVVGVAFRQLFASAGLLGGLGLEGTPAAIVLALVFFNIAVVVRTVGAQWEGLDPRREEAAAALGARPSQVWWTVTLPALRPAIVSAASVVFLFCATAFGVVLTLGGLRYSTVETEIYLLTTSFLDLQAAAALSLLQILAVVGLLLLAHRARAGEVGLARVRRPRRRPRRRDVPALLVLTGVVALVVTPVATLIGRSLRTSDGWGLDHYRALAAGPQDGGSNALRVPVTDAIENSLRIAVDATVIAIVLGLLVALVTTRPAPPGGVARRVVSWVDGAFMLPLGVSAVTLGFGFLITLDRPPLDLRSSALLVPIAQAMVALPLVVRVLSPVLSSIDDRQRQVAATLGAGPLRVIRDVDLALVWRPLLAAVGFAFAVSLGEFGATSFLSRADRPTLPVVIFQLISRPGLDNAAMAMAAAVVLGTLTVAVMALVELLQRSRRSGGWIG